One Leucoraja erinacea ecotype New England chromosome 3, Leri_hhj_1, whole genome shotgun sequence genomic window carries:
- the LOC129695759 gene encoding uncharacterized protein LOC129695759, translating into MTVRAVYCSGCQMWEVMVSDGPPDIHICTRCSEMGLLRDRIRILEQQLDDLALIRESEEVIEGSYREVVTPKPRERDMWVTLRKGKGQRQERVSTPMSVHLANKYSCLSTDGGDSLPGGSDSGRASSTETGPVAPKAREKKRALVIGDSIVRGSDRRFCGRSRETRMVVCLPGAKVSDVSQRIQDILKSEGEEPEVVVHIGTNDIGKKREEVLKGGFRELGGELRKRTKKVTISGLLPVPRDSESRNGARWRINAWLKDWCRGQGFKFLDHWDFFWGRWDLYRKDGLHLNPRGTNILAGKFAKAAGETLN; encoded by the coding sequence atgacagtcagagcagtgtactgttctggatgtcagatgtgggaggtcatggtgtcggatggccctccagacatccacatctgcaccaggtgcagcgagatggggctcctaagggaccgtattaggatcctggagcagcagctcgatgacctcgctctgatcagggagagtgaggaggtcatagaggggagttatagagaggtggtcactccaaaaccacgggagagagacatgtgggtcacgttaaggaagggcaaggggcagaggcaggaacgagtgagtactccaatgtcggtacacctcgcaaataagtactcctgtttgagtacggatgggggtgacagcctacccgggggtagtgacagcggacgggcctccagcacagagaccggccctgttgctccaaaagctagggaaaaaaagagggccctagtaattggggactctattgttagggggtcggataggcgattctgtggacgcagtcgggagaccaggatggtggtctgcctccctggtgccaaggtctcggacgtgtctcaacgcatccaagatatccttaaatcagagggagaggagcctgaggtcgtggtacatataggtaccaatgacataggaaaaaaaagggaagaggtcctgaagggaggatttagggagttgggaggagagttaagaaaaaggaccaaaaaggtaaccatatcaggattactgcctgtgccacgcgacagtgagagtaggaatggagcgaggtggaggataaatgcgtggctgaaagactggtgcagagggcagggattcaagttcctggatcattgggacttcttttggggaaggtgggacctgtacagaaaggatgggttgcacttgaacccgagggggaccaatatcctagcggggaaatttgcaaaggcagctggggagactttaaactag